The bacterium BMS3Abin08 genome has a window encoding:
- the rsfS gene encoding ribosomal silencing factor RsfS produces the protein MGPSESPGGKVVIDLDSLEKVRIIASTVRDKKAKDVTVLELKEISIITDYFVVCSGESTTQVRAIVDHIEERLRSQGFRPAGVEGYRNSQWILMDFGDVIVHVFEDETRKFYTIEKLWLDAPRIEI, from the coding sequence GTGGGTCCGTCTGAAAGCCCGGGTGGAAAGGTGGTGATTGACTTAGACAGTCTGGAGAAGGTCCGTATAATTGCATCAACTGTTAGGGACAAAAAGGCAAAGGATGTTACCGTACTTGAGCTGAAGGAGATCTCTATTATCACCGATTACTTTGTCGTATGTTCCGGTGAGAGCACAACTCAGGTTAGGGCAATAGTTGATCATATAGAGGAACGGCTCCGTTCTCAGGGGTTTCGTCCGGCGGGTGTGGAAGGATACAGGAACAGTCAGTGGATCCTGATGGACTTCGGTGATGTGATTGTACATGTATTCGAGGATGAAACGAGGAAGTTCTATACCATTGAGAAGCTCTGGCTGGATGCCCCGCGTATTGAGATTTAG
- the nadD gene encoding nicotinate-nucleotide adenylyltransferase, which translates to MVKEAIRGNTYFEVSDLECRRQGRSFTVDTLDEYRNLDPGRKPLFILGADAFLDIPGWHEPERLVALTDFVIVNRPGYSVKDILQSPFIGGTLESSEGEGIFKLVSGSLAVYVQCSQLEISASDIRRRMKSGRSIKYLLPESVEFYIISKGLYSGSV; encoded by the coding sequence ATGGTGAAGGAGGCCATAAGGGGAAATACTTACTTTGAGGTCTCCGATCTTGAATGCAGAAGGCAGGGGCGGTCATTTACCGTGGATACCCTTGACGAGTACAGGAACCTCGACCCCGGGAGGAAGCCCCTTTTTATCCTCGGGGCTGATGCATTCCTTGATATCCCCGGCTGGCATGAACCTGAAAGGCTTGTTGCATTAACGGATTTTGTCATTGTTAACAGGCCTGGTTACAGTGTTAAGGATATCCTGCAATCTCCCTTCATTGGAGGTACCCTTGAGAGCAGTGAAGGAGAAGGTATATTTAAACTTGTAAGTGGAAGTCTTGCTGTTTATGTACAGTGTTCACAGCTTGAAATATCGGCATCGGATATAAGGAGAAGAATGAAATCAGGGCGAAGCATAAAATATTTGTTGCCTGAATCAGTTGAATTTTATATAATTTCTAAAGGGCTTTACAGTGGGTCCGTCTGA
- a CDS encoding limonene hydroxylase, with protein MAFFKSFDMTVLPDIVEGATCGLVLTDVEGRIVFINGKAEDILGIKAKSALGKPADSQVGCFLNGNNNGANFTKQKLLDKELILYKAPFQCNGKLAGRMYLFDESTDSQINITAPASSLDMPQTLESVMESFYDGIIILENCRIAKVNSSFSRITGLKGESILNRKVEEIDGETHVCLHTIQEVVRLVQQLKKSITSMGKLKQGNEIYVTGTPVMSQGNIAQTIIHIRDITELQLLKDEVSRLMAMYLSTPEDARILQITGGEIIAENRIMRGVLDLIARVAQVDTTVLLEGESGTGKEVMARLIHRLSARRCGPFIPVNCGAIPENLFETELFGYVRGAFTNASREGKPGLFELANQGVIFLDEIGELPLSCQVKLLKVIEDFEIMRVGGVSPVKLNVRILAATNKNLKKMVKDGDFREDLFYRLYVVPIEIPPLRTRREDIFPLAWHFVRNYNNKFNQSKTFSPEIIQFMESYHWPGNVRELQNVIERMVIISDEEVLQPYHLPHNIYQQETSDSSMIQVKGIMPLEQARAMVEKKLLAHVLSIKKTTREAARLLGVDHSTVVRKLKKYGFNINEDLIDG; from the coding sequence GAAGGATTGTGTTCATTAACGGGAAGGCTGAAGATATTCTCGGGATTAAAGCAAAGAGTGCACTTGGGAAACCTGCCGACTCACAGGTCGGTTGTTTTTTAAACGGGAATAACAATGGTGCGAATTTCACAAAACAGAAACTTCTGGATAAAGAGCTAATCTTATACAAAGCGCCTTTTCAGTGTAATGGAAAACTTGCCGGCAGAATGTATCTTTTTGACGAATCAACCGATTCGCAGATAAACATTACAGCTCCGGCTTCTTCTTTAGATATGCCCCAGACACTGGAATCGGTAATGGAGAGCTTCTATGACGGTATCATTATTCTTGAAAATTGCCGTATTGCCAAGGTCAACAGCAGTTTCAGCAGGATAACAGGGCTCAAAGGAGAATCCATTTTAAACAGAAAAGTGGAAGAGATCGACGGTGAAACCCATGTTTGTTTGCACACCATCCAGGAGGTTGTCCGGTTGGTACAGCAGCTGAAGAAGAGTATCACCAGTATGGGCAAACTTAAACAGGGTAATGAAATTTACGTAACAGGCACACCTGTAATGTCTCAGGGAAACATTGCACAAACTATTATTCATATCCGGGATATTACGGAACTGCAACTACTCAAGGATGAGGTATCCCGCCTGATGGCCATGTACCTGTCAACTCCCGAGGATGCACGTATTTTGCAGATTACCGGAGGTGAGATTATAGCTGAAAACCGGATTATGCGGGGGGTTTTAGACCTTATCGCCAGGGTGGCCCAGGTTGATACGACGGTATTGTTGGAAGGGGAGAGCGGTACGGGCAAGGAGGTGATGGCCCGGCTTATCCACCGGCTGAGCGCCCGCAGATGTGGTCCGTTTATTCCCGTTAATTGTGGAGCAATTCCCGAGAACCTGTTTGAAACCGAGCTTTTTGGTTATGTGAGAGGGGCGTTTACCAATGCCTCCAGGGAAGGTAAGCCGGGACTATTCGAACTTGCCAATCAGGGCGTGATTTTCCTCGATGAAATAGGTGAGTTACCCCTCAGTTGTCAGGTGAAACTTCTTAAGGTTATCGAAGATTTTGAAATCATGCGGGTCGGAGGTGTGAGCCCTGTTAAGCTGAATGTACGTATCCTGGCAGCCACAAACAAAAACCTGAAGAAAATGGTGAAAGACGGTGATTTCCGTGAAGACTTGTTCTACCGTCTTTATGTGGTGCCTATTGAAATTCCTCCTCTCAGGACCCGGAGGGAGGATATCTTTCCGCTGGCCTGGCACTTTGTGCGGAATTATAATAACAAGTTTAATCAGTCCAAGACCTTTTCTCCCGAAATCATACAGTTTATGGAATCCTATCACTGGCCGGGCAATGTCCGGGAATTGCAAAATGTAATTGAGCGGATGGTTATCATAAGTGATGAAGAGGTGCTTCAGCCATACCATTTACCCCACAATATCTATCAGCAGGAGACAAGTGACAGTTCCATGATTCAGGTTAAAGGCATAATGCCTTTAGAACAGGCCCGTGCCATGGTTGAAAAAAAGCTCCTGGCCCATGTCTTATCCATAAAAAAGACTACAAGGGAAGCTGCCCGTTTACTGGGAGTTGATCATTCTACCGTAGTGCGTAAGCTTAAGAAGTACGGTTTTAACATAAATGAAGACCTGATCGACGGGTAA